The genome window CGATCACGGCGCGAGCCTCCGCCAGCGAGTAGAAGATCTCGCCATTGAGCAGCTCGTCACGGAGCTTCGAGTTGAAGCTCTCGCAGTAGCCGTTCTCCCATGGGCTGCCGGGCTCAATGAACGCCGTCTTCGCACCCACTGCGTCGATCCAGCCCTGCACCGCCTTGGCGATGAACTCTGGCCCGTTGTCCGATCGGACGTGGCCGGGCACTGCCCGAAGGATGAACAGGTCGGTCAGGACATCGATCACGGCGGTCGAGTTCAGCTTCCGGTCGACCCTGATGGCACTCGCCATCGTCCTCGGACCGATGGCGGACAATGGCTCGTAACTCCCGTGTGAACTCATCGACGACGTTGAGCATGCGGAACTTCCTACCGTCATGCGTCCGGCTCTCGACGAAGTCGTAGGACCAGACGTGGTTCGGCCGCTCTGGTCGGAGGCGGATGCATGACCCGTCATTCAGCCAGAGCCGCCCCTTCTTAGGTTGCTTTTGTGGCACTTTCAGACCCTCCCGCCGCCACTCGCCATCGTCCTTGGACCGATGGCGGACAATGGCTCGTTGCTCGACGCGTTTCACGTTCACGGCCCAGCCGGCGTCTCGCGAGCCATGGCCGCGATCCGACGATAGCCGTAACGCCCATAATGGCTGGCCAGCGCGACGATGTCCGCGGTCAGCGCCTCCTCGTCGGCCCGCCCGTGCGGTGCCTTCCGCTGGGTCGATCGATGCTGCCCCAGAACGCGACAGGCAAGACGTTCGGAGATCCGGAACTTCCGTCTGACGTGATCGACGCATGCTCGGCGGCGGGCGGGGCTTAGAAGTTTCACTACGCGGACCTTCGGTTCCCGAGGCCGCCTCCCGCAGGATCAGCTTCTCGAGCGTCAAATCCGACACGGCCTTCCGCAGGCGTTCGTTCTCTTTCTCCAGCTCTTTCAAGCGCTTCACCTGGTCGGCCTTCAGCCCACCAAACTCCTTGCGCCAGCGGTAATACGTAAACTGTGTCACACCGATGGATCGCACCGCCTCGGCCACCGATCGGCCCTGCGATACCAGCACGTCGACCTGCCTTAGCTTCGCAACGATCTCCTCAGGCTTATGTCTCTTCTGTCCCATTCCTTGTCCTCCATACGGCTCGAAAGCATACTCCAGGGAGGACCACTTTTCAGGGGGCAGACCAGCAGCGGCACACACGCGGTCGCCCCAAGCGCACGTGAACCGGGCAAAGCGGTTATTCATTTCACCATTCCGCGGGGGGGTTCCTGCCTGTTGTATCGAACGATGAGTAGGGACCGGTCAGCTTCGTAGCCTTGCGTACCGCATTTCATAATGTAAGGGAGAGCGGCATGCCGGCTTTCTGAGAACGAGTAACCGGCGACTTTTGATATAGCGAAGTGCAAAGCATTCATCAGTTCGATGAACCCTGCCTTTTTATCTTCGAAAGGCGAGATCCGCGTCGGGCCGCGGCCAGCCTCCGGCCTACTGGCACCGTGTATCAACTTGGCCCGGTATGTCGTCTGTGTCCCTTCTTTACCAGAGCGGCAACCGAACTCTCCTGTGCAGTCCGGCGCCTCTATGGGCAGCCGCGTCGACTTGCCGTAGCTAGTCCCGGAACTTTCGCCGCGATGCGTCAGTAGATCAAGACAGGAGACGGTATGGTACAGGAGATGGACCTTATCGCGCGCATCCGCTCGCGTTCGGTTGACCTCACGCAATCCGAAGAGCGGCTTGTGGCCGAACTGATCCGCGCCCCGCGCGACGTGGCGCTGCTCTCTGCCGCCGCCTATGCCGAACGCGCGGGCTTGCACGAGGCCACGTGTTCACGTCTGGCTCGCAAGCTTGGATACGCCAGCTACGCCGACTTTCGCCGCGCCTTGCAGCAGTCCTATCTTGGCGGTGACCCGGCAACGCGGATGGCCAGTACGCTTGCCGAGGCGGGAGAGGATCCACTGCGCCATCTGATCGCGCAGGAGGTCGCCTCGCTCGATCGACTGACAGACCATGTTTCCGCCGTACAGATCAGGACCGCCGCCGCCCTGCTGGACGGGCGTCGAGTGTTTCTGTTCGCCCAAGGCAACGCCAGCGCACTCGCGCTTCAGGCTGAGCGACGGCTCCGGAGAATGGGCATGGACGTGCGGATTCTTTCCGGCAGCGCGCGCGATCTGGCCGAAGGGGCACTTGGGATCGCCGAAGGCGACGCGGTTATGTGTTTTGCCTTTCGTCGCCAGCCCCCGGGTTATGCAGTGCTGATCGAACGCGCGGCTGCCGTGCGTGCCCGCAGTCTGGTGATCGCGGACGAGGTTGGCCCGATGCTGCGCCCGCTTCCCGAGGTGATGCTTGCGGCACCGCGTACCGGCGTTTCAGATGGCTTCCAGACCCTCGGCGTGCCTATGGTGGTTCTTAATGCATTGATCCTTGCCCTAGGACAGAGTGGCGCGGCGCTCGGCACGCTTTCAGAACTTGGGTCACTTATCGCACGCTTCGAGGCGGACAAGTCTCCAAAAAGCTGAAAATACTATTGCAAGAAAACTTGCACGTCATAAACCTGTTGCAAGTTTGATGTACAAGAAGCCTGTACCCTACAGCCGCTTCGAGGTTTCCCATGCGCCGCATCATTCCGACCTTCATCGGTCTTACAGTCACCGTTCTTGCCCTGCCCGCCGCCGCACAGGAACTGGACAGCCTTTCCGCCGCCGAGCTTCTTGCGCAGGCCCAGGCTGAGGGCAGCGTAACAGTCTACTCATTCACCAGCCGCATTGGCCGGGTCGAGGAGGCATTCGAGGCCGCGTATCCCGGTATCGACATGATCGGGTACGACCTCTCCTCGACCGAACAGATAGCGCGCCTGAAGGCCGAGGTCGCCGCTGGCCAGACGGTCGCCGACGTCATCTACGTATCTGACACGCCGGTGGTCACGACCGAGCTTCTGGACGCCGGCCTGATCGCGCCCCACGTGCCGCCCCGGATTGCAGACTTGGTACCGGATCAGTTCCGTTCGCCGCTTCTCGCGCAGCGTCTGTCGACCAAAGTTCTCATGTTCAACGGGGAAAGCTACCCCGATGGAGCGCCGGTCGACAGCCTGTGGGACCTGACGCGCCCCGAATGGACGGGCAAGGTGGTCATGGTCGACCCGCTGCAACGCGGAGACTACCTCGACCTGATGACCGAGGTGGTCCTGCGCTCGGACGAGATGGCCGAAGCTTACGAGACCGAGTTCGGCAAGCCGATCGAGATCGAGTCCGGACTGAACAACGCGGGCGAACAATTCATCGCCGATCTCTTTGCCAATGATCTGGTGCTTGTCGGGTCGACCGATGACGTGAACGCAGCCGTGGGCGCGACGGGTCAGGAGGCTGCGCCGCTCGGCTTCACCAGCTATTCCGACCGGCGCGACAATGCCGAGGAAGGCTGGGCGCTGCAGGTTGCCAATGATGTGGCACCGGCCAATGGCATCGTCTTCCCGGCGGTGCTGGCGCTGACCGCAGAACCACAGAACCCGGCGGCGGCCCGGATCGCCATCGACTTCCTGATGGGCGACGACAGCGAAACCGGCGGGGCGGGCTACGCGCCCTTCTACGTCGCCGGCGACTGGGCGACGCGCAGCGACATCACCCCCCATCCCGACGCGATCCCGCTGGGCGACTTCGGCGGCTGGACCATCGATGCCGAAGAAACGGCGGTGATCCGGGCCAAGGTCGCCGACCTGATCCTGGCGCTGCAGTAAGCTGAAGGCCGTAACCACGGCTAGGAGGCTGACCCGTCACAGGGTCCGCCTCCGCTTCTCCTCTGCCTGGCCTTTCCGCCCAAGAGATCGGAGACCCGGATGACCCTGCCCAAGGGGCTGATCCTCAACCTGATTGTGCTAACCATTCTCGTCGTGCTGGTCGCGGCGCCATTGGCGTCTATCGTTTGGGACACGCTCGGCAGCCCGGCCTGGGGCGAGGTGCTTGCCAGCCGGTTGTCGCGGAACCTGACCTGGGGGCCGCTCGGCAACACACTGCTTCTGGGGCTCGGCACGGCACTGGGCGCGGTCGCGATCGGCGGCTTCCTGGCGTGGCTCGTGACGCTGACCGACGTGCCCTTCGCGCGCACGCTGGGTGTGCTGGCCACACTGCCCTTCATGATCCCCAGCTTCGCCACGGCGCTGGCCTGGTCCAGCCTGTTCCGAAATAGCCGCACCGGCGGGACCGGAGGCATGCTGGCGGGGATGGGGGTCGACATCCCGAACTGGCTGGCCTGGGGCCTGCTACCCACCTTCTTCGTCCTCGTCGCGCAGTATTACGCGCTGGTCTTCACCGTCGTCGCCTCGGCCCTCGCCTCGCTGAACGGCGACGCGATCGAGGCGGCCGAGATGTCGGGTGCATCGCGTCGGCGGATCCTGACGGGGATCGTGTTGCCGATGGTGACGCCGGCGGTGCTGGCGGGGGCCTCGCTGGCCTTTGCCGCCGCAGTATCGAATTTTGCCGCGCCCGCGCTGATGGGACTGCCGGTCCGGATGCAGACGCTCTCGACCCGGCTCTACGGCATGATCGAGATCGGCCAGACAGACCGCGGCTACGTTCTGGCGGTGCTGCTGATCCTCGTTTCGGCGGCGCTGCTGGGGGCGGGCAACCGCCTGCTGGTCGGACGGCGGCGCTTCGCCACAATCTCGGGCAAGGGCGCGCGACGGCATCGCATGACGCTTGGCCACGCGCGCTGGCCGCTTTGCGCGCTGGCCTTCACCATCTGTTTCATCACCACGATCGGCCCAATCATTCTGCTTGTCGCCGCCAGCCTCGCGCCGCAGACCGGCGCGCTGTTCTCGGACTGGACGCTGCAGTTCTGGACCGGTGCCGCCGACCCGGAATTTGCCCGCGGACAGGCCGGCATCCTCCGCAACCCGCAGATCGTGAAGGCCATTACGATCACGCTGGGCCTTGGGATCACCGTGGCCATCGCCGCCGTTGCGATCGGCATTCTGGCCGCCGTGGCGCTGAACGGCGCGCGGATCCGGGGCCTGAGCGGCCTGATTGGCCAGCTGTCCTTCCTGCCGATGCTGCTGCCCGGCATCGCCTTCGGCGCGGCCTTCATTGCGCTTTATGGCGCCGAGATCGGGCCGCTGCCCGGCCTCTACGGCACCCCGCTTCTGCTTGGCCTTGCGCTGACCGCCGCCTCGCTGCCCTTCGCGGTGCAGACCGGACGAGCGACCCTCGCGCAGATCGCCGGCGACATCGACGAAGCCGCGGGGATGACCGGTGCCTCGTTTCAGCGCCGGCTGGCGGCGATCACCCTGCCGCTGGCCAGCCGCGGCCTGATCGCGGGTGCGCTTCTGGTCTTCGTCAATGTCGTCGGAGACCTCGCCATCGTGGCGCTACTCTATACACCCGACACCCCCGTCCTGTCGGTGCTGTCCTACCGCTACGCCTCGGACGGGTTCCAGCAATTTGCCAATGCCATCACCGTGGTGATCCTCGTGATCTCTGTCGCGGCGACGGCACTGGCCCAGATCCTGAAAGGACGCCGCCCGTGATCTCCATCGACCGCCTGTCCAAGGACTATGGCGCAGGCCCTGTTGTTCGTGAGGTCTCGTTGAGCGTCGACCCCGGGGCTTTCCTCGTGCTGCTTGGCCCCTCTGGCTGCGGCAAGTCTACGATTTTGCGGATGCTCGCCGGCCTCGAAGCCCCGAGCGGCGGCACGATCCATTTCGGCGACCGCCTGGTGGCCGACGGTAAAGGCCGCTCGCTGCCTGCTGAGCAGCGCGGCGCGGGGCTGGTGTTCCAGTCCTACGCGCTCTGGCCGCACATGACGGTCGAGGGCAATGTCGACTGGCCGCTGAAGGTGGCGGGGGTCGGTGCGGACAACCGTCGCCGCCGGGTGGGCGAGGCGCTCGAGATGATGGGGATCAGCGCGCTTTCCGACCGGCTTGTGGGCGAGATCTCAGGCGGACAACAGCAGCGCGTGGCGCTGGCGCGGATGATCGCGCCGCGCCCGGCGGTGATGCTGTTCGACGAGCCACTCTCGAACCTTGACGCGTCGCTTAGGGTCGAGATGCGCCACGAACTGGCGCGACTGCACCGCGAGACCGGCGCGACCTCGGTCTATGTCACCCACGACCAGGTCGAGGCGATGACGCTCGCCACCGATGTCGCCGTGCTGAACCGTGGCAGGATCGAGCAGTTCGCGCCGCCGCTCACGCTGCTCGACCGGCCGGCGAGCCCCTTTGTTGCCCGCTTCGTCGGCACGCCACCGGCCAATCTGGTGCCTTTGCGTGACGGGGCGTGGTTCGGTCGTCATCTGGCACCGGGGCTCAAAGGACGCAGCGGGCTTGCGATGATCCGGGCAGAGGAGTTGGGCATTGCCGACGCGGCTTCCTCCGGCTGTATGCCCGCCGAGCGGGTCGAGCTGATCCCGATGGCCGGGCAGTGGCTTGTCACCGGCAAGGTAGAGAATGGTGCGGGCGGTCAGCGGCTGACAGCGATCCTGCCCCGCTCCGCCATTATCCCCGAGCGCTTCCATTTCGTCCCGCCTGCAGAGATCCTCACCATCTTCCCCGAAGGAGATCTCACGTCTTGAAACGCCTGCTTCTCATCCGCCACGGCGAGACCGAATGGAATGCCGATCGCCGCCTGCAAGGCCAGCGCGACATCGGCCTTAGCACCACGGGCGAGGCGCAGGCGCTTGCGCTGGCCCCGCTGGTTGCGTCGCTGGCCCCCGGCCTCGTGCGCAGCTCGGACCTTGTCCGCGCGCGCCGCACCGCCGCGCTTCTCGGTCATCCCGGGGCCAAGACTGAGCCGCGCCTGCGCGAGCAGGCCTTGGGTGATTGGGAGGGCAGGCAGATTGCCGAGATCCGTGCCGAGGACAGGCAGGCCTATCTCGACTGGCGGGCCGGCAGTTATGCCCCCCCCGGAGGAGAAACCTGGACTTCGTTCCGTCAGCGGGTGCAAGCGGGCCTCGAAGCAGCTTTCGCCACGGGTCCAGAGACGGTGGCCCTAGTGTGTCATGGCGGCGTGATCCGCGCGGCATTGGACGCCTGCCTTGGCCTGTCGCCCAAGCAGATCATCCCCGTCGGCCCGGCTTCACTGACGATCCTCGCATTGTCAGAAACCGGGATCCGGCTCGAGGCGTTCAACCTGCGTGGTGGTGGCGTGACCCTGAACGCGCCGGACTGAACGATGTGTCTTGCTTGGCTGCGGAGCCATTAGCATTGCGGGCAGGAACTCGG of Palleronia sp. LCG004 contains these proteins:
- a CDS encoding ABC transporter substrate-binding protein — protein: MRRIIPTFIGLTVTVLALPAAAQELDSLSAAELLAQAQAEGSVTVYSFTSRIGRVEEAFEAAYPGIDMIGYDLSSTEQIARLKAEVAAGQTVADVIYVSDTPVVTTELLDAGLIAPHVPPRIADLVPDQFRSPLLAQRLSTKVLMFNGESYPDGAPVDSLWDLTRPEWTGKVVMVDPLQRGDYLDLMTEVVLRSDEMAEAYETEFGKPIEIESGLNNAGEQFIADLFANDLVLVGSTDDVNAAVGATGQEAAPLGFTSYSDRRDNAEEGWALQVANDVAPANGIVFPAVLALTAEPQNPAAARIAIDFLMGDDSETGGAGYAPFYVAGDWATRSDITPHPDAIPLGDFGGWTIDAEETAVIRAKVADLILALQ
- a CDS encoding histidine phosphatase family protein, producing MKRLLLIRHGETEWNADRRLQGQRDIGLSTTGEAQALALAPLVASLAPGLVRSSDLVRARRTAALLGHPGAKTEPRLREQALGDWEGRQIAEIRAEDRQAYLDWRAGSYAPPGGETWTSFRQRVQAGLEAAFATGPETVALVCHGGVIRAALDACLGLSPKQIIPVGPASLTILALSETGIRLEAFNLRGGGVTLNAPD
- a CDS encoding iron ABC transporter permease, translating into MTLPKGLILNLIVLTILVVLVAAPLASIVWDTLGSPAWGEVLASRLSRNLTWGPLGNTLLLGLGTALGAVAIGGFLAWLVTLTDVPFARTLGVLATLPFMIPSFATALAWSSLFRNSRTGGTGGMLAGMGVDIPNWLAWGLLPTFFVLVAQYYALVFTVVASALASLNGDAIEAAEMSGASRRRILTGIVLPMVTPAVLAGASLAFAAAVSNFAAPALMGLPVRMQTLSTRLYGMIEIGQTDRGYVLAVLLILVSAALLGAGNRLLVGRRRFATISGKGARRHRMTLGHARWPLCALAFTICFITTIGPIILLVAASLAPQTGALFSDWTLQFWTGAADPEFARGQAGILRNPQIVKAITITLGLGITVAIAAVAIGILAAVALNGARIRGLSGLIGQLSFLPMLLPGIAFGAAFIALYGAEIGPLPGLYGTPLLLGLALTAASLPFAVQTGRATLAQIAGDIDEAAGMTGASFQRRLAAITLPLASRGLIAGALLVFVNVVGDLAIVALLYTPDTPVLSVLSYRYASDGFQQFANAITVVILVISVAATALAQILKGRRP
- a CDS encoding MurR/RpiR family transcriptional regulator; this encodes MVQEMDLIARIRSRSVDLTQSEERLVAELIRAPRDVALLSAAAYAERAGLHEATCSRLARKLGYASYADFRRALQQSYLGGDPATRMASTLAEAGEDPLRHLIAQEVASLDRLTDHVSAVQIRTAAALLDGRRVFLFAQGNASALALQAERRLRRMGMDVRILSGSARDLAEGALGIAEGDAVMCFAFRRQPPGYAVLIERAAAVRARSLVIADEVGPMLRPLPEVMLAAPRTGVSDGFQTLGVPMVVLNALILALGQSGAALGTLSELGSLIARFEADKSPKS
- a CDS encoding ABC transporter ATP-binding protein; this translates as MISIDRLSKDYGAGPVVREVSLSVDPGAFLVLLGPSGCGKSTILRMLAGLEAPSGGTIHFGDRLVADGKGRSLPAEQRGAGLVFQSYALWPHMTVEGNVDWPLKVAGVGADNRRRRVGEALEMMGISALSDRLVGEISGGQQQRVALARMIAPRPAVMLFDEPLSNLDASLRVEMRHELARLHRETGATSVYVTHDQVEAMTLATDVAVLNRGRIEQFAPPLTLLDRPASPFVARFVGTPPANLVPLRDGAWFGRHLAPGLKGRSGLAMIRAEELGIADAASSGCMPAERVELIPMAGQWLVTGKVENGAGGQRLTAILPRSAIIPERFHFVPPAEILTIFPEGDLTS